From a region of the Panicum virgatum strain AP13 chromosome 2K, P.virgatum_v5, whole genome shotgun sequence genome:
- the LOC120692117 gene encoding calcium-dependent protein kinase 20-like — MGNCCVTAGGAAGEGGGKNKKPKEPKQKGKKPNPFSIEYNRSAPPGAAPRLVVLREPTGRDIAARYELGGELGRGEFGVTYLCTDRDSGEALACKSISKKKLRTPVDVEDVRREVEIMRHLPKHPNIVTLRDTYEDDNAVHLVMELCEGGELFDRIVARGHYTERAAALVTRTIVEVVQMCHKHGVMHRDLKPENFLFANKKETAALKAIDFGLSVFFTPGERFTEIVGSPYYMAPEVLKRNYGPEVDVWSAGVILYILLCGVPPFWAETEQGVAQAIIRSVIDFKRDPWPRVSDNAKDLVRGMLNPDPKQRLTAQQVLDHPWLQNIKKAPNVNLGETVKARLQQFSVMNKFKKHALRVIAEHLSVEEAADIKDMFEKMDLNKDQMLNFDELKLGLHKFGHQMPDADVQILMEAADADGNGSLDYGEFVTLSVHLRKIGNDEHLHKAFAYFDRNQSGYIEIDELRESLADDLGQNHEEVINAIIRDVDTDKDGKISYDEFAAMMKAGTDWRKASRQYSRERFTSLSLKLQKDGSLQMTSTR; from the exons atggGCAACTGCTGCGTGACGGCGGGGggagccgccggcgagggcggcggcaagaacaagaagcccaaggagCCGAAGCAGAAGGGCAAGAAGCCGAACCCCTTCTCGATCGAGTACaaccgctccgcgccgccgggcgccgcgccgcggctggTGGTGCTGCGGGAGCCCACGGGGCGGGACATCGCGGCGCGGTACGAGCTGGGCGGGGAGCTCGGGCGCGGCGAGTTCGGGGTCACCTACCTCTGCACGGACCGCGACTCCGGGGAGGCGCTGGCCTGCAAGTCCATCTCCAAGAAGAAGCTCCGCACCCCCGTCGACGTCGAGGACGTGCGCCGGGAGGTGGAGATCATGCGCCACCTCCCCAAGCACCCCAACATCGTCACGCTCAGGGACACCTACGAGGACGACAATGCCGTGCACCTCGTCATGGAGCTCTGCGAGGGCGGGGAGCTCTTCGACCGGATCGTGGCGCGGGGGCACTACaccgagcgcgccgccgccttggtcACGCGCACCATCGTCGAGGTCGTGCAG ATGTGCCATAAGCATGGAGTGATGCACAGGGATCTCAAACCAGAGAATTTCTTGTTTGCAAACAAGAAAGAAACAGCGGCCCTAAAAGCGATTGATTTTGGCCTGTCTGTATTTTTCACTCCAG GCGAACGATTCACTGAGATTGTCGGAAGTCCTTATTACATGGCTCCAGAGGTGCTAAAGAGAAACTACGGCCCAGAAGTTGATGTTTGGAGTGCAGGAGTGATTCTTTACATTCTTCTTTGCGGCGTCCCTCCATTCTGGGCAG AAACCGAACAGGGTGTTGCTCAAGCAATTATCCGTTCTGTCATTGATTTTAAAAGAGACCCATGGCCAAGGGTCTCAGATAACGCAAAAGATCTTGTCAGGGGAATGCTCAATCCAGATCCAAAACAACGATTAACAGCTCAGCAAGTGCTTG ATCACCCATGGTTACAGAACATTAAGAAGGCTCCAAATGTCAATTTGGGTGAAACTGTTAAGGCCAGACTTCAACAGTTCTCTGTGATGAACAAGTTCAAGAAGCATGCACTTAGG GTCATAGCTGAACATCTTTCAGTAGAAGAGGCTGCTGACATAAAGGACATGTTTGAGAAGATGGATCTAAACAAGGATCAAATGCTTAATTTTGATGAACTGAAGCTTGGTCTGCATAAGTTTGGTCACCAAATGCCTGATGCTGACGTCCAAATACTAATGGAAGCT GCGGATGCTGATGGAAATGGATCCTTGGATTATGGAGAATTTGTTACATTATCTGTCCACCTAAGAAAGATTGGCAATGATGAGCATCTGCATAAGGCATTTGCATACTTTGACCGGAACCAGAGTGGGTATATTGAAATCGATGAACTCCGTGAGTCATTAGCTGATGACCTGGGACAAAATCATGAGGAAGTTATCAATGCCATTATCCGTGATGTAGACACTGATAAG GATGGCAAGATCAGCTACGATGAGTTTGCGGCTATGATGAAGGCTGGAACGGACTGGAGGAAAGCCTCGAGACAGTACTCTAGAGAGCGGTTCACCAGCCTGAGCTTAAAACTGCAAAAGGACGGATCATTGCAGATGACAAGCACCCGGTAG